Proteins encoded together in one Centropristis striata isolate RG_2023a ecotype Rhode Island chromosome 6, C.striata_1.0, whole genome shotgun sequence window:
- the LOC131973557 gene encoding CD81 antigen-like → MAVAGCTKCIKYMLFFFNFIFWLAGGVILGVALWLRHDSQTSNLLILQFEGQQAPGTFYISVYILIAVGAVMMLVGFLGCYGAIQESQCLLGTFFFFLVILFACEVAAAMWGFMNRDTISKELINFYDSAYIKAVDVSGSPSKDSAIKVLDVFHTTLDCCGKGDDTALFKQVTGTLCPRKSADDFLTKSQSCHDRLIELFSEKLYLIGLAALVVAVIMIFEMIFTMVLCCGIRNSPGVY, encoded by the exons CTGGCCGGAGGCGTGATCTTAGGAGTGGCTCTGTGGCTCCGCCATGACAGTCAAACCAGCAACCTCCTCATACTGCAGTTTGAAGGCCAGCAGGCACCAGGCACCTTCTATATCA GTGTGTACATACTGATAGCTGTTGGAGCTGTGATGATGCTTGTGGGCTTCCTCGGATGTTACGGCGCCATTCAAGAATCTCAGTGCCTGTTGGGGACA ttcttcttctttttggtgATTCTCTTTGCTTGTGAAGTGGCTGCAGCGATGTGGGGTTTCATGAACAGGGACACA ATCTCCAAAGAGCTGATCAACTTCTACGACTCTGCGTACATCAAAGCTGTGGACGTCTCAGGATCTCCCAGCAAAGACTCTGCCATCAAGGTGCTGGATGTTTTCCACACCACG CTCGACTGCTGTGGTAAAGGAGACGACACTGCTCTCTTCAAACAAGTCACTGGCACCCTGTGTCCCAGAAAGTCTGCAGATGATTTTCTGACTAAATCTCAG AGCTGTCATGACAGACTGATCGAGCTGTTCTCTGAGAAGCTCTACCTGATTGGTCTGGCTGCCTTGGTGGTTGCTGTCATCATG ATCTTTGAGATGATCTTCACCATGGTGCTCTGCTGCGGGATCCGTAACAGCCCTGGAGTTTACTAG